The following nucleotide sequence is from Bos taurus isolate L1 Dominette 01449 registration number 42190680 breed Hereford chromosome 3, ARS-UCD2.0, whole genome shotgun sequence.
atgtccagttctaactgttgcttcctgatctgcatataggtttctcaagaggcaggtcaggtggtctggtattctcatctctttcagaattttccacagtttcttgtgatccacacagtcaaaggctttggcatagacaataaagcagaaatagatgtttttctggaactctcttgctttttaatgagccagcggatgctggcaatttgatctctggttcctctgccttttctaaaaccagcttgaacatctggaagttcatggttcatgtattgctgaagcctggcttggagaattttgagcattactttactagcatgtgagatgagtgcaattgtgcagtagtttgaacattctttggccttgcctttctttgggattggaatgaaaactgaccttttccagtcctgtggccactactgagttttccaaatttgctggcatattgagtgcagcactttcacagcatcatctttcaggatttgaaatagttcaattggaaattccatcacctccactagctttgttcatagtgatgctttctaaggcccacttgacttcacattccaggatgtctggctctaggtcagtgatcacaccatcgtgattatctgggtcatgaagatcttttttgtacagttcttctgtgtattcttgccacctcttcttaatatcttctgtttctgttaggtccataccatttctgtcctttatcgagcccatctttgcatgaaatattcccttggtatctctaattttcttgaagagatctcttgtctttcccattctgttgttttcctctatttctttgcactgttcgctgaggaaggttttgttatctgtccttgctattctttggtactctgcattcagatgcttatatctttccttttttcgtttgctttttgcttctcttcttttcacagctatttgtaagcaccaccccccagacagccattttgctttgtttgcattttccatggggatggtcttgatccctgtctcctgtacaatgtcatgaacctccttccatagttcatcaggcactctatctatcagatctagtcccttaaatctatttctcacttccactgtataatcataagggattcgacttaggtcatacctgaatggtctagtggtttcccctactttcttcaatttaagtctgaatttggcaataaggagttcatgatctgagccacagtcagcttccggtcttgttttggctgactgtatagagcttctctatctttggctgcaaagaatataatcaatctgatttcagtgttgatcatctggtgatgtccatgtgtagattcttctcttatgttgttggaagagggtgtttgttatgaccactgtgttctcttggcaaaactctattaatctttgccctgcttcattccgtattgcaaggccaaatttgcctgttagtccagttgtttcttgacttcctacttttgcattccagtcccctataatgaaaaggacatcttttttgtgtgttagttctaaaaggtcttgtaggtcttcatataaccattcaacttcagcttcttcagcattactggttggggcataggcttggattactctgatattgaatcaCCTAGATACACTTAATTCCTCTTTCTTCTATACTTTGTATTCAATCCACAAGTAATTCCTATTGATTCTACCTCCAAACTTATACTGAAATTTGTCCCCTTCACAGCCCAACCAGTACTGCCTAACCCAAGCCACCATCCTCATTCTTCCAGACTAAATTCCCACTGATTTTCATCCTGTTTTTCTTGCAAGTCTGTAGTTTTGCTACAGTGGAAGAGTGATTTTACAAATAGATATCAAGTCAGAACTGTTCACGGTCCCGAATTACATCATGAACAAAATCGAAAGCTATGACCAAGTCCACCAAGCCTTCTGTGACTGGCTCTGGCTTACTTCTCACACAAAAATATCAACCACTCTCTCCCTCAACTAGACAGTTCCAGGTGCACCTGTCTTCTCATGCTGCCTTGAACAAGCTCATTTCCTCTTGAGGTCTTTTTGTTTACTGTTTCTCTGCCAGGaatgttttttcccccaatattcAGAAGGTCTGCTCTCTAATTTCACTCATGTTTCTACTCAATTGACATCTATATAAATagtcaagaccatcccaagataCTCTGAaactcatttttctgttttatttttcatataacaCTGACCATTCTCTGAGATCatgttgcatatttattttttttattgaaggataattgctttatagaattttgttgtttctgtcaaacttcaacattaATCAgcccatatttattttataattgaatcTCATCCACTATAATATAAATTTCTTAATGGAAAAGATTGTCGTTCAAGGTCACTCCTGCAACCTAAGTGCAATGTACAAGGCCTGACATACAGTAAGCACTCAAAATTATTTGTTGTATTgatgagtaaataaaatgtaatttttatgctcagttcagttcagttcagtcgctcagtcatgtccgactctttgtgaccccatgaatcgcagcatgccaggcctccctgtccatcaccaactcctggagttcactcagactcacatccatctagtcggtgatgccatccagccatttcatcctctgtcatccccttctcctcttgcccccaatccctcccagcatcagagtcttttccaatgagtcaactcttcacatgaggtggccaaagtactggagtttcagctttagcatcattccttccaaagaaatcccagggctgatctccttcagaatggactggttggatctccttgcagtccaagggactctcaagagtcttctccaacaccacagttcaaaagcaccaattcttcggcgttcagctttcttcacagtccaactctcacatgcatacatgaccactgcaaaaaccaaagccttgactagacggacctttgttggcaaagtaatgtctctgcttttcaatatgctatctaggttggtcataacttttcttccaaggagtaagcgtcttttaatttcatggatgcagtcaccatctgcaatgatcagaccggatgccatgctctttattttctgaatgttgagctttagccaacttttttactgtccactttcactttcatcaagaggctttggagttcctcttgactttctgccataagggtggtgtcatctgcatatctgaggttattgatatttctatgcTAGCTCTCATTGATTACCTTCTTGTACCTGAGGAActaatttttcaaataaacatttaatcTAAAACTGTAGGCATCTCAGAGTAAACTGGGCCAAAATAGATAGTAATAGTGAGATAAAATTTACTGAATGCTAGATGAATTCCAGACATTCTTTTAAGCATTTTGTGGATATCaactcatttaaccttcacataactctgtgaggtaggtttattattatctctattttacaggaAACTAAAGCACAGAGAGGTAAAATGTTtttcccagagtcacacagctcatAGGAggaagagccaggattcaaatcaaCATCACCTAACTACAAAGCCTACATTTACCccagaattttccatttttaaccaTATGCTATATATGGTAAATTCTTGAGAGATAAGAGAATCTTTGGAGAAATCTGAATTCTTTCTCTGGACTTAACCCTCCTCTGCTCTGAAGTTGTCAAATAAAGGGGCATTATGTCTTACGTATGACCCCATCCATTCTCCTTGCTGATGAGTCAGCAAGTCTTTAGAGCTGGATCATCAGACTTCTGAGAGATGAGGTGAGGATGATGCACTTGAGGATGGAAGTCACTAAGTAGTTACAGAACAAAAACACCATCTCATAATCACAGATGAGAGAAACTATTGGAAATTTTGATCACAAAACAGAACTGTGTATCATTTTGTAGGCAGGTGATTGAAGTGGAATAGGGGAAAAGGaatagagagaaaggaggaaggaagcagggcagggaagggatagaaaaataaagtgataaggagggaaaaagagaaggacagagagaaaaaggagagaggaagggcaCAAGGAAAGGAAGGTGAGCTGTTGGGCAAATCCTCGGGGGAGTTAAATTTTAGGTATGTTTGGGATTTGCCACCCCGTACTGACGGATCTCTGCTGAATTCTCTCCCAGCTCCACTCTGCGAATCAACCGGTGAGTctcacttccttttcttcttcatgaTCTGTGGGTATCTTGCTACTTGAGCTAGTGCAAGAGGTCTGTGGATGGTTGTCTGATATCTGGTATACAGACGACAGCAGCTCCCTTGGGCCCAGATTGCTTTTGTTTGCACCAGTCTCTGCACATGTCATGTATGTACTCAGCTGATAGAGCAGGTCTTGCTCTGATCTTCTTTAGACAGTCTTTTTTACGGGGACATCTCAGTTTAGGGAGGGTGATGCTGTTTGCACAAGGAAGTCGGGGAGTGCTGAAGACTGATATCGCAAGAATCTCTGCTTTCTGCTGAAAGAGCTCCAAAGCCCCTGTGTATTCCCTAGCTGGGCTCACCACTAGAGGACTGAAGAAAATGCCAAAATCATACCTCCACAGAGAACAACATTATAGCCAATGCTCGAGGCACATACAAATTGTAGACTACTGCCTTCTTCTTATTTCCAGCCCTCCTCTGCAGCCATAATTGTTATCTCAGTGTGATTTCTCTCTCAGACTCTGGTTGATGCAAGCTTATTTCATTACTTTGCTCCCAATTCAGTCTTACTTTTACCAGGCAAGGAGGGAAGGAAATTTCCCTGCAGAAGAAATCTTCCACTGAAGTATGAAGCTGAAGtcccaatactttgaccacttgatgtgaacagctgactcattggaaaagaccctgatgctgggaaagattgaaagcataAGGAgtagagggtgacagaggatgagatggttggatggcatcaccgattcaatggacgtgaacttgggcaaactctagaagatggtgagggacagggaagcctggcatactgcagtccatgggatacaaagagttggacttgagttggtgactgaacaccaccaacaacaacATATTGAAGACTGCTCTCTTGTGCAGGTTTAAAAGGGGTTATCCTGCTACTCCAACACAGGCTTAATGTGCAACTAGGAAACACAGGAATTCCATGACCAGAAATACTCAGTTACTCACCTGATGTTTGTCCAAGACTAATTCACACCTTGTGTTGATGCCATGATGCCTTGCACCTGGCTCTACTTTTACTCCACAAGTGTGTGTGACTCATTTTAGCCTCAGTAGAAATTTTAAGTCACATCCAGGATAAAGAATCAAAGCTTTGGCCACCAGGAATTTGCCAGGTAGTCTCTGTAAATGAGAATTTTCTGAAACAAACTGAACTGCAAGACTGACCTTTGGACCTGTGCAAACTGCCCTGTCCAGTGTCCTACCACATCTTTACCCCAGACCCATTCAAAAGAGTGGGTTAcagttgcctttttaaaattccctttcctgccctgctcccgAGACTGTGTTGCTCCTCAGTCCTCTGGGGACTACAATTTTCCAAGGAGAGAAAATGACTAAATGCACAGGGTATTCCATGCCTCAGCACAGGCAAACATTTTGGTAccatgaaactgaaagttgctcagtcgtgactgtttgtgaccccatggactagatagtccatggaattctccaggccagaatactggagagagtggcctatcccttctccagcagatcttcccaacccaggaattgaactggggtctcctgcattgcaggcgaattctttaccaacagagctatcaTGGTACCACGGTTGAATTGAATTGTTAAAAGTCCAAGGGTAAAGCATTCCGATAGGAAGGCTTGGAGATTATAGACACTGGACCAGGAATCACCCCTCAGTGATCTAGAACACCTAGCATTTTTACCTGATAAGGAGACAAAGATGCTTTTCTTAGGGATATTCTTAAAACTTCTCAAAGAACAGAGTCTCTGAAGGTTGGATAAACAAATGCTAAGAGCAAATGCTATCAGGGCTTTTGATATTTCATGAACTGCTGCAACTGGGATAGATAAGGACGTAAGATGAAAGCAGAATACAACTTTACTCATCTTTAATTCATCCAGAAAAGAGCCCCTATGGCCAAAAAGGGATACATGGCTTCTGTAGGGGTTTGTATAGAGGTCCCAGAGCAAGGGATCTGGGCCACATGGGTGTGTGGGTGCAGACTATTTCTTGGCAAGTGCATGCTTGTTCCTTCCATTAGGAATAGCAATAAAAGGGGCaggaaaaaatagttaaaaaatcaAGTTCATCTGAGTATTTCCCAAACTGACTGATCTTCCGTGTGTCATATTCTACCTCTGAAAGAGATAATGTGggtctgagacatcagggaaagaggaacagaagaaaatgacaagTACGGCTTATCACAAGGATAAATGAAGTATATTTCCCTAAAACTTCAAGCTTCGCCTTCTCCAGTGCCAACTCTAGTGTCAGTCATTGGTATCCCTGCGTTGTCTCCAAGAGTAATTTCAGTTCATGGATAGAAACTTCAAAAAGTAAGAGCCAGGTCAAAGGGAAGGGTTTGCCTTGTGGAAGGAAGTGGCACTGTGTAGGGGCAGGATGTGAACAGTTGTGTGTGAGCAGTTGGAAGCCCATGGGCCATGTCCAGGCGGGGTGGTAATGTGAGAAGTGATCTGTGTGTCCAATGAGCTGGTTCTTTAAGTCTTGCTGAGAACACAAAGTGCCTCTGATCAGGATCTCTGAGCTCCATTGCCCtagaatatgtttttatttcttccctctAGAACTGTTTCTGATAGTCAGCCCCTCTCGGCCCATAGAGGGGAACACAATGACCCTGACTTGTAAGACCCAGCCCCCTCCACAGAAGTTGGATGCCAAGCTCCAGTTCCTCTTCTACAAAGATGGTCGAGCCCTAGGGCCGGCCTTGGATAGCCTCCCAGAATTCCGGATTCCTGTCGTGCGGAAGGAAGACTCAGGGTCCTACTGGTGTCAAGCAAAGATAACATCTATCAAAGCCAAATTGAGCCGAAGAGTCCAGATAGAAGTTCACAGTGAGTGCCAGTGGGGACCACTGCTGGGGTGGGCCAAGACGGGCAGAGACATTAGTCTGGTCTTCCCTGACTATTGTGTTCTGCTCCTGCATGCATGGATGCTGTTTGAGGCATGCACCTAAACTTCTCTTCATcagagtcattaaaaaaaatttttttttagttgataaTTTCTTAAACTTTTGGCTACATGCCACAGCATGTGGTGCCTTAGCTCCCCAACAAAGGATTGAACTCATCCCCTCTGCACTGAaagtcagagtcttaaccactggactcccagggacatctctttaactttttaaaataacagttttattgagatataagtcACATAGTGCAAAATCCACCCATTTGAAGTGCACGATTAATTTTTAGGACATTCACAGTTAGGCAGCCTTCACCATGATCAACTTTAGACCATTTCCATCATCCCCAAAACAAATCCCTTATTCATTATCAGTCAGtccccatttccccctcctctctccctagCTCTATGCAGCCACCCATGTATTTTCTATCTCCATGGATTTTCCTATTCTGaacatgtcatataaatggaatcatataacatGTTGTCCTTTGGCTACTTTCACTTAGGCAATATTTTCAAGATTCCTTGATGTTTAGATGTATCAatatttcattcccttttatagctgaataacatttcattgtatgaatatactgcattttatttatcaatttattagttgatggacatttcggTTATTTCCACTTTTGACTTATGGATAATCTGCACAAATTTTTGTATAGGTATATGCTTTCAGTTCTCTTATATTAGAACTAGGAGTTGAAGTGCTGGGTTACATAGTAACCAAACTGCCAGACTGACTTCCAAAGTGGCTGAATCATTCACTCCACCAGAACTATATGAGAATCTTAATTTTTCCACATCATAAGGGATATTTTAATAGATGACACCATAAATGTCAAAGTGAGGCATGTGAAGTTACAGTATCTCTTAATTTACTGACAATAAACTCAAATAACTTTCAACTTTTAAGACTTGATTGATTCAACctaaaaaaatagtatttaaaatagatgtttAGAAAacatcttaatatttattttatcagaGTTCTTAAGCAGTCTTCCCTTATTCCTGCTATTCCTGTTTAAGCAAACAAGAGAATGTTCAGAAAGACCTTACTGTATTTCATCATTGTGCTGGAGGGTGTGGAGGAGAAAGCTGCATAATACATAGTTCCTGACTGTGAGAAGCTGACACTCGGTTGGCATCCAAAACAATGAGGGTGGTCATGTTGTACAGGTTGACTATTGATAGAAACTGTAGAGAAGGGATAAGTCTGACTGAGGTGGTAAGAGGAAGCTTTGAAGAAAAGGCCAAGGGGGAAAGGCTTATGGAAGAAAAGTTGAGGTCTGATTTTGAAAGATAAAAGGGAATTGAAGGTGTTTTGTGATTCTGAACCATATTTATCCCATATCAGGGTGGACATTTCTGACATCCTCTCCCACTCTCAAACAAAGAGGTATCCATGCTACCACAAACAAATGTTAATACCTCCCGAAAGCTGAGCTTTCCCAAACTTGCTCAAAACTCAAAACTGTGGACCTGGATCTCTACAAAAGCCACTGGATAGTTCATATGCCACAGGCCCTGTTCTAGTGCTTCCCACATGTTGTTTAATTAAAGCCTGCAACTGTAGGAGGTAGCTAccattatcatctccattttacaggtggaaaATTGAGTCTCAGAGAACTTAAGTAATTCAAACAAGCAAGCACACACAAGAAGAGTTGGAACCAACATTCCAACCCAGGCAGTTTGCTTTGTAACATAGACTTTTAACCACTATACTACTGTGCCTTTAAAAATGGGAGTTTGAGAGATCACGGTTCTGGTAATTACACCATTCTAGGCAGGGAGAAGACACTGCATCCTCCATAGGAATATTATGGTGTCTTTCTTACCCTGCCATCTTCAACCCAACCAGTGCCAATTCCAAATCAGCAGGACTCCTTACCTGTCCCTCATCCCACCTTTACATAAATTTTTGACTTGACCAGAGGCCTTTGCTTCCAGGACTGTCACAAGTACCCTGTCCCTGAAACCTTTCCTACTCAGGGCCTTCCTGTGTCATCTTGTATTCATGTAGGAGTCCCCATCGGTAATGTGAGCTTGGAGATACAACCTCCAGGTGGACACCTGATAGAGGGAGAGAAGCTGGTTCTTGTGTGTTTGGTCACTGAGGGCACAGGAGATATCACCTTCTTCTGGTTCAGAGGAGCCCGGGGTTTAAGTCtgaaaatgaagacccagcattcACTGATGGCAACGTTTGAGATCCCTGCAGTGAGAGAGAATGACTCTGACCAGTATTACTGTGCAGCTGACAATGGCTATGGGCCCAGCTTCAGTGAGCTGGTGAGCATCACTGTCAGAAGTAAGTTCCACTGCCCTTCAGCTCAGCCAGTGTGTTCCTCTGGGGCACCCTGAGAAAGTTCACTGGGGTTGAGCCTCTGTGGGCAGGGCTTGGGAGTGTGGCATCATCAGAGACCTCCTGTGACAGTCTACTATCTCTCAGTTCCAGTGTCTCGCCCTGTCCTCACCCTCAGGGCTCCTGCAGCCCAGCTGGTGGTGGGGCACATAGTGGAACTTCACTGTGAAGCCCAGAGAGGCTCTCCCCCGATCCTGTACCAGTTTTATCATGAAGATGGTGCCCTGGGGAACAGCTCAGCTCCCTTTGGAGGAGGAGTGTCCTTCAACCTCTCTCTGACTGCAGAAGATTCTGGAAACTACTACTGCGAGGCCAACAATGGCCAGGTGGCCCAGCGCAGTGAGGTGGTACCACTCAACATCACAGGTATAGCTTGAGTTGTGGAGCTGTCTTGGTCAGTGTTTCTTCTCAGCATCCTGGGAGAGTTTTGCTGACCCCACAATGTCTCCGGTGGGTATGCTACCAAAGATGAGGCTTTGCAGGTAGTCCTGTCCTGGGAGATGTATGCAAGGGACCATGAGGACATCAAGGCTGgttcctctcttctcttctcatcaGTGTGACAAGTTGCATGTCCCTGGGTGTATAAATAAATCCCACCTGCCCCAGGAAGAGCAGGAATGGCCTCAATCCATGCTCAAAATATCTTCACCCCAAACCCAAGCCCTTCTCCTTGGCAGCTCATGTACAGGTCTCTTCCTTCAGTGCCTATGGAAGACAGAAATGAAGTTCTTACTTCAGGAGTCATTGAGTTGGTGCTTGGCATCCTTGCTCCCACCACTTTGGCCCTATTATTTTGCTGCTGGCTCAAGAGAAAAATAGGTTAGTATTTATAGAGATTGGTATTTTGTTactgtgatctttgttttcactGAAGTAAGGCTAGATTTGTGACATCTATACTATTAAGGATGAATATATTCCATTAGCTACCTTGCCTACTTATCTGCTCACAGGCTCTCCCCTCAACTTTCCAGCACATGGGTCAGTATCTATTAAAGTAGTGAAAGTTTTTAGTAAAACCCTTCAACCCCACATGTTATCAGTTGAGGTTAAGCTGATACCTTGAACTTCAGTGGTTTAATGTTTATACACAAATGTAACTATTTAAAATAACTAATCAGCCACTGGAAGAGAAATACAATGAACAGTTCCAGTTACACTGACTATCTCCCAGTTAAAGTCAATGCACTAATTCTTATTTGCCTTAGAATACTGTCACACATGTTTTTTTCTCCCTGACATGCTCAACCACGCATTCACACAGTCTGTTCATTGCTGTCTTTGTCACTTTTCAgtttaaatgtcattttctccAAGAGGCTTCACCTGGACACACAGCCTACAATTCTGTTTtaggtggctcagtcagtaaagaatctgcctgcaatgcaggagacctggattcgatctctgggttgggaagatcttctggaggagggcatggcaacccactctgatattctagCCTggcgaatccccatggacagaagagcctgaaaggctgcagtccatgaggtcatggtTGTACACAATTGAGTTACTAAGCAAATCATAGCACACGTTCTTGATCAGAGTACCAATAGCTTCACACTTCATTTCAACTgataattacatatttatttgcatGTTTAATCTCAGGTTTCATGTTCTTCATAGAGCAAGTTGGAGATGGGGCAAGAGAAGATGTGAGATTCTCACTTAAATTCCAAGATTTTCAGGCATATTTGGAGACCTCACCCCAACTATAATGTGTCTATGGTAGTGCAGTTTGTTATGATAGGATTAGGTTGAagagtgagtgttagttgctcagttgtatccaactctttgcaacctcatggactgtagcccaccagactcctctgttcatggaattctccaggcaagaatactggagtgggtagtcattcccttcttcaggagatcttcccaacacagggattgaacttgggtctcttgcattgcaggcagattctttactgtctgagccaccaggggagcactTTCAGGATTAGATTGTATGGTTGTAAAGCCAAAACCAAAAAATGTTATAGGTGTGGTACAGAGGCTTAGACTCAAGTCCAAAGTTGATATTAACTGCCTTTGGGCAACTCATTTGACTATTCTGGACCTAAAGCGCTTCAACTGCAGTATGAAGGATCTGCCCA
It contains:
- the FCRL1 gene encoding Fc receptor-like protein 1 isoform X3, whose amino-acid sequence is MFLRLLLLICAPLCESTELFLIVSPSRPIEGNTMTLTCKTQPPPQKLDAKLQFLFYKDGRALGPALDSLPEFRIPVVRKEDSGSYWCQAKITSIKAKLSRRVQIEVHRVPIGNVSLEIQPPGGHLIEGEKLVLVCLVTEGTGDITFFWFRGARGLSLKMKTQHSLMATFEIPAVRENDSDQYYCAADNGYGPSFSELVSITVRIPVSRPVLTLRAPAAQLVVGHIVELHCEAQRGSPPILYQFYHEDGALGNSSAPFGGGVSFNLSLTAEDSGNYYCEANNGQVAQRSEVVPLNITGRRTAKDAVRSIPSPVPQESTYFNSQAPEQLHFDYENVNIVSGDEVYSLVYCVQQEQPSAAEEPLGTHPGDKDSSAIYSRLKKADLTDMDYDDVM
- the FCRL1 gene encoding Fc receptor-like protein 1 isoform 1 precursor (isoform 1 precursor is encoded by transcript variant 1); the protein is MFLRLLLLICAPLCESTELFLIVSPSRPIEGNTMTLTCKTQPPPQKLDAKLQFLFYKDGRALGPALDSLPEFRIPVVRKEDSGSYWCQAKITSIKAKLSRRVQIEVHRVPIGNVSLEIQPPGGHLIEGEKLVLVCLVTEGTGDITFFWFRGARGLSLKMKTQHSLMATFEIPAVRENDSDQYYCAADNGYGPSFSELVSITVRIPVSRPVLTLRAPAAQLVVGHIVELHCEAQRGSPPILYQFYHEDGALGNSSAPFGGGVSFNLSLTAEDSGNYYCEANNGQVAQRSEVVPLNITVPMEDRNEVLTSGVIELVLGILAPTTLALLFCCWLKRKIGRRTAKDAVRSIPSPVPQESTYFNSQAPEQLHFDYENVNIVSGDEVYSLVYCVQQEQPSAAEEPLGTHPGDKDSSAIYSRLKKADLTDMDYDDVM
- the FCRL1 gene encoding Fc receptor-like protein 1 isoform X2, coding for MFLRLLLLICELFLIVSPSRPIEGNTMTLTCKTQPPPQKLDAKLQFLFYKDGRALGPALDSLPEFRIPVVRKEDSGSYWCQAKITSIKAKLSRRVQIEVHRVPIGNVSLEIQPPGGHLIEGEKLVLVCLVTEGTGDITFFWFRGARGLSLKMKTQHSLMATFEIPAVRENDSDQYYCAADNGYGPSFSELVSITVRIPVSRPVLTLRAPAAQLVVGHIVELHCEAQRGSPPILYQFYHEDGALGNSSAPFGGGVSFNLSLTAEDSGNYYCEANNGQVAQRSEVVPLNITVPMEDRNEVLTSGVIELVLGILAPTTLALLFCCWLKRKIGRRTAKDAVRSIPSPVPQESTYFNSQAPEQLHFDYENVNIVSGDEVYSLVYCVQQEQPSAAEEPLGTHPGDKDSSAIYSRLKKADLTDMDYDDVM